Proteins from a genomic interval of Capsicum annuum cultivar UCD-10X-F1 chromosome 4, UCD10Xv1.1, whole genome shotgun sequence:
- the LOC124897893 gene encoding uncharacterized protein LOC124897893, translating to MEIMREPTCFIITQSKIMRDLISEFDCSSLPTVSAPLDPSTKLSDASGTLSLDPTIYRRLIDCAACRDSRKSVSGFFIRLELIGLTRLLTDLSLEPSLPIPLYSDRQAAIHIARNPVFYERTKHVELDCHFVRQQFLSGLKSLSFISSKSQLAGLFNKPLSGPSLHTILGKLGLSSFSSKDFGDDVIVPTKNDGRRLSIEIPAEISSAELLRASPVFSSTPSISLSDPISLTLDLSLRL from the exons ATGGAAATCATGCGAGAACCAACATGTTTTATCATTACACAAAGCAAGATTATGAGGGACTTAATCAGTGAATTTGATTGCTCCAGTCTCCCCACAGTATCTGCTCCACTCGATCCTTCCACCAAATTATCTGATGCGTCTGGAACTCTTTCGCTGGATCCAACTATTTATCGGCGTTTGATTG ATTGCGCGGCTTGCCGTGACTCTCGCAAATCTGTCAGTGGTTTCTTTATAAGATTAG AACTAATCGGGCTCACCCGTCTGCTTACTGATTTATCCCTTGAACCATCATTACCAATACCCTTATACTCTGATAGACAAGCGGCAATTCACATTGCCCGAAATCCTGTCTTCTATGAAAGGACAAAGCATGTCGAACTGGATTGTCACTTTGTGCGCCAACAATTTCTTTCCGGATTGAAATCTCTATCTTTTATCTCTTCAAAATCTCAGCTTGCCGGCCTCTTTAACAAACCTCTATCTGGTCCATCTTTGCATACAATTCTTGGCAAGTTGGGGCTCTCCTCTTTCTCCTCCAAAG ATTTCGGTGATGATGTCATCGTGCCAACGAAAAATGACGGCCGGCGTCTTTCGATAGAGATTCCAGCAGAAATCTCATCGGCAGAACTCTTACGAGCCTCGCCCGTCTTCTCCTCAACCCCATCGATCTCCCTCTCTGACCCAATTTCTCTCACTCTCGATCTCTCTCTCCGTCTCTAA
- the LOC124897894 gene encoding LRR receptor-like serine/threonine-protein kinase EFR — MERAFTSFLLLLQYYVISSPAINHFNISTDQLALISVKSQIILDPFHFLDESWSPARSVCHWVGVTCGSRHQRVRFLNLSNMDLTEIIPGELGNFTFLVSLDLRSNNFHGNLPQEMTHFHRLKFLDLSFNSFTGRFPLRLGFYTNFKF, encoded by the coding sequence ATGGAGAGAGCTTTCACCTCTTTTCTCCTGTTACTTCAGTACTATGTTATAAGTAGTCCAGCCATTAACCACTTTAATATCTCCACTGATCAATTAGCTCTTATTTCCGTGAAATCTCAAATCATTTTGGACCCCTTTcacttcttggatgaaagttggTCTCCGGCTAGGTCTGTTTGTCATTGGGTTGGAGTCACTTGTGGCTCTCGTCACCAGAGAGTGAGATTCTTGAATCTTTCCAACATGGATCTTACGGAAATAATACCCGGTGAACTTGGGAACTTCacatttcttgtttctcttgacttGAGAAGCAACAATTTCCATGGAAATTTGCCTCAAGAAATGACACACTTTCATCGGcttaagtttcttgatttaagCTTCAACAGCTTCACGGGGAGGTTCCCTCTTCGTTTGGGTTTTTACACCAACTTCAAGTTCTAA
- the LOC124897895 gene encoding receptor-like protein 35 encodes MSSSFSNMSTLEILNLNFNFIEGQIPKVIGSLINLRVLKLRGNKLKGSIPLSLSNALRLETLDLSYNSLHGNIPEGISNLHNMNGLVIQYNQFTGSIPLSVFNISRIEVIAFTGDSLSGSLPNGLCNGLPILKGLYLFENKLHGQMPTSLSICSQLRILSLSDNEFDGPIHSEIGRLSNLQSLSLGTNHFTGTFHFMNTNTIVSYYFRILFYYTLIARIIPQEIGNLVNLVKFAMEDN; translated from the coding sequence ATGTCTTCATCATTTTCTAATATGTCCACACTTGAGATTTTGAATctgaatttcaatttcatagagggccaaataccaaaagtgattggaagTCTTATAAACCTTAGAGTATTAAAGTTGAGGGGTAACAAGCTCAAAGGTTCTATTCCTCTGTCACTTTCGAACGCCTTAAGGTTGGAGACTTTAGATTTATCGTATAATTCACTTCATGGAAACATTCCAGAAGGGATCAGCAATCTTCACAACATGAACGGGTTGGTCATACAATATAATCAATTTACCGGTTCTATTCCACTTTCAGTTTTCAACATTTCTAGAATTGAAGTTATAGCATTTACAGGCGATAGCTTATCAGGAAGTCTCCCCAATGGTTTATGTAATGGTCTCCCGATACTCAAAGGGCTTTATTTATTCGAAAACAAGCTGCATGGTCAAATGCCTACAAGCTTATCAATTTGTTCTCAACTTCGAATTTTGTCTTTATCGGATAATGAGTTTGATGGACCAATACATAGTGAAATTGGAAGATTGAGTAACTTGCAGAGCTTGTCTCTCGGAACTAACCATTTTACTGGTACGTTTCACTTTATGAATACTAACACTATTGTATCTTATTActtcagaattttattttattacacaTTAATTGCAAGGATAATTCCACAAGAAATTGGAAATCTCGTTAATTTGGTAAAGTTTGCCATGGAGGATAATTAG